The genomic stretch CTTTTAAAGAATTCCAATATCTGTTTTATCTTCGTAACACTGTCGCTGTTTTCGGAATTATTTTCAGCCGTTGCAAAGACTGCTTTGCAGATATTCACACTTTCAACCAGAATATAATCAAACTGGTCATTGGTAATTATCCAGGGGGATTGCAGCTTCGCCTGGGCAAGAAATGCTGTCATATGTAACAGTACCTGTTTATACTGTTCTTTGCTTAATGCATCCGTTACCTTTCCAAGACTCTTAAGTAAAAGTTCTTTGGACACCTTATTAATATCAAGATTATTAATATAATCTTTCAGATTTTCAGTAAGAGCTTTCCCTGAGAGTCCTTTGGGACCAAATTCATTCATATTGTGATTTTTAAAGGAGGGCATCTGATCCAGTAACGCAAGTCCAGCATTAAGCTCATAATTTCCGCTGCCATAGCCCGCAAACCCCGGATCTTCCGTTAAAGCTCTATTGTTAGTTCCCAGCATAAGCTGCTGCGCTCCCCTGGCTCCGCTTGGAAGAATTGCACCATTTATAAGACTTAAAGGAAATTTGATATTTACCGTTAAATTTTCCTCAAAGGTATTCGTTGCAACAGCCGCATAGAATTCCTGATCAAAGGTCAAAAGCTCCGGATATCTGGCAGCATAAATGGGATTAGCTGCATACTTTTTAACAAGTTCAAGTCTTCTGAGCGTTTCTGCATCAGCAGTATTCCAGGTCATCTCCGGTTTGTAGTTATCAAACCCCCAATAGGTGGCAGAACAGTCTAAAAACAGATTTCCCTTAATGGTATTGCGGGTTCCCTGGGCCCTAACTGCCACCACATTATTGGCTCTGTCAGAACCGATGTTTGCAAAGATATTATTATAAATTTGCAGAGCATGACCGTTATTATCCGTCCTTATTCCACATACATTAAATTGCTTGGTGTATTGCCCCACCGGGAAGATACCAAGATTGTAGATGTAATTGTTTTTAAATACAGACCCTCTCTGCTGAGGGCTGATTTCATTTCTGGTATAGATTGCATCCATATCCAGGCACTCTTTTACAGCATCATGGATTTTATTGTATTCAAAGATATGATCATTTCCGCCAAAATTTATAATACAATGAGGTCCGTCAAATACATCGTTATAAGCTACTCTTCCTCCCACCCCCTGCAAAGCAATTGCCGGGTTGTATGCCTTATGCTGATAGCCGATTCTGTGAATGGTGTTGCTGATAATCGTATTCTCACTTGAGGTCAGAGTCTCATAGTCACCACCGGACATAAAAACACCGGTTCCACCTATGTTCTTAATCTCATTATTCTCCAGCTTGATTTTAGTACCCCGAAAAATCAGTCCGCCTTGTCCGAAGTTTCGGATCAGGCAATTCGTGAACTCTATTCCCACAACGCCCGGTCCATCATCCAGAAAACCATCCCATATATGTCCTGGAAAGACCTGGGCTTCCGGATAGTCAGCAGGTGAAGCAAGTCTAAGGAAATGAGTAGATGTAGGGTCAAAGGTTATGGGATTTGTGACATTGTTCTTTATTAAGAACTCACCATAGGTCATCATCTGATAATCTTTGGTGGTGCCCAGAGCTGCGTAACCTCTGCCGCCTTCAATAGTCATATTAGTAACTGAAATATTCTTAGCTCCGTTGAAATAAAAAATAGGTTTTCCTATGGTAGATAACTCAATCTTATAGCTTTTTGTACTGAAGTCCGCCGGTGGCAGATAGTAAAGCTTACCTTCTTCTCTGTCTATGTAATATTCACCTGTCTCATCTAATTCTTCCAGCAGGTTTTCTGCAAAATACCAACCATTTGTGTAATAAGTCTTTATTTTGCCTTCCTTTAGCTTGATTTTTTTCTCAGTGGTGTTAATGCTCTCAATTGGATAATAGTTATTTTCATAATTAATGGATAGAGTACCGCATATCCAGGCATCTGTTGCATTTGCCCAGCTGGAGGGTCTGTCTATATCATACTTAAAGGACATTTCCTCCGGCAGAAGGTATTTATTATCCACGGGAATAGTCCCCTCATTGGGATAGCGTGCCAGCGTCTGATTTTCACCATTAACAATGAGCTCAGCAGCCATGTATTGTCCTTTGTTAAAATAATGGTAACCTCTGGTATTTAAAACTCCGTATTCTGTGATATCATTCCCTCTTAAATCTGCAACCAGTACTTTACCTGCTGCCTCCTGGTCAATTATCCGTACCTTTTCTTCTTCCTGAATTGGCCTGAACCAGCTTTGTTCAATGGGTTTGCTGCCGGATAAGCTTACCTCCTCTCCCGGGTAGGCTGTGTACGTAATCTTTCCATTTTCCGTGCCGGAATCCTCCGGGCCAAAAACCAAAGAATCATAAAGATAATAGGTACCTTCTCTAAGATATACTTTGGCACCTCCACTGGGCAGCTTACCGTTGCCAATCAGACTGCGAACCGCCTCCTGGGCTTTCTGAATCGACTTAAATGGAGCCTTTTTGCTGCCATTGTTACTGTCACTGCCGTTATTATCCACATAATAACTTGCAAAATTTTGAGAGTTCGACATAGGTTCCGCATCAGCAGCCGCATAGCTTGTCAAATTTGGCGGCAGCAATAAAAACGCTGCCAACATGATACACATAATCTTTTTACCCTTTCTCATACTGAATCCCTCCTATATTTTTGATTTATTTAATAACGGTTTAACCCTATTATTAACTTGAAAAATCAATCCTGTGGACTGGCTGCGATTGTATTATTCACTACATAACAGAATGCAAATAACCTTATGCTGGGGATTGGGATTTACTAAATTATATCTAAATATTTTATTTTCTATATGTTTTTATTGTTATTTTCTTAATATATTTATTTCTCTAACTTATTTTTGGACTATTCAATTCGTCATTTTGTATATTTTTATCTTCTATTTACATTTTTCATTATATCTATTGCCAAATATTTGAACAACAGTAGAAATTTAACATAGCAGCAGTATTTTAACCTTTATTACATAAAACGCGTAACAAATTGTTTGACACTTTGTCTATTTATACCCCAGGTACTGCTACAGGCGTTTCTACAGGAAGGAATATCTGAAGGATTACCGAAAGAGCAATCCGGTTGCTTTCATATGCGCTCTATGATAAAGTAGATTTATAGTGGTATTTAAATTTAAACACTTTAAGTAAATAAAATATGGCAAACATATTTTTCTACAATAACTACACTTTAGGAGATTATAATGACACTTGATATAAAAAGATGCGATTGGGCTGTTAAAAGCAAACTAGAGCAGGATTATCACGATAAAGAATGGGGCATTCCGGTACATGATGATAGAAAGCTTTTTAAATTGTTAATTCTTGAAGGCAAGCAGGCAGGCTTAAGCTGGTCAACGATACTGACAAAAATGGATACTCTTTGCGAAGCATTTGATGATTTCGATCCAACTATCCTTGCAGCGTATGACGAAGCAAAGGTCGAGATGCTTTTACAAAATAATGGAATCATCAGAAACCGCCAAAAAGTTAATGCTGTTATTAATAATGCAAAATCGTACTTTAAACTGTTAGAGGAATTTGGTTCTTTGGACAGCTATTTATGGGCATTTGTAGATAACAAACCTATTATAAATTCCTGGACTCGTATTGAGGAAGTCCCCTCAAGCAGCCTAATCTCTGATTCAATCAGTAAGGATATGAAAAAGCGAGGTTTTAAGTTTGTTGGTACAACAACCATCTATGCATTTATGCAATCAATCGGGATGGTTAATGATCACCTGGTATCCTGCGCTTTCTATAACCGTTAGTTCTCAATACAAATAGAATTAATATGACATACTGTAGTCTGATTTCCTATGGTAGTATATCCTTAAAAAAGGAGTCATTATCATGTTAACGAAATTACCCACACCTATTGCACTTTATATGGATTCGCTAAACAACGGCAATCTCTCAAGCCTTAAGGAATGCCTGGCAGAGGATGCTCATATTTATGATCTGGGAGAAGATACTCATATATATGGGCTTACTTCTATAATAGCTTGGCGCGGAAACACCAATGACGAGTATCAATTGAAATCAAAAGTTATAAACCTGGAAGACAAGCATGGGATAATCATTGTAACCTCCTTAACCAGCGGAAATTTTCCAAGCAGTCCCCATTTGTTCTATTATTTCTTCTCCTTATGCGATAATCAGATTACGAACCTGGAAATAGTTCCCGGTGAAGGAAATGTACAGATATAATTCCAAACATTTCTGACCTGCCCATGCGTCTAAACTTAAAAGAAGCAGCCACGAGCTTCCGGACTTATACCAATTGAAATACTTAAATAAAACAATGAGACGCAGAATTGAAGTTTCTGCGTCTCAAAGATTTTAATATTCTTATTATAAATTGCTCATACTAAATACCTAATTCTCTCATCTTTTCTGTGATTCTACTAATTCTTGCTTCAATATCCTTCCCATTATATTTCGATAATTTCAGCTCCGATATAACTTTCCCGTCACTCATAAATATGACGCGTTCCGTTTGCGCTGCTATTTTTGCATCATGTGTTACTAGCAGTATGGCAGTACCGTCTGCATTGATCTGTGCTAATATATCCATTATCTCCTGGGCAGCTTTTGAATTAAGAGCACCGGTAGGCTCGTCTCCAAAAACAATCTCAGGGTCATTCATAAGAGCCCTGCATATACCGGCACGTTGCAGCTGACCCCCTGAAACCTGTGCAATATCCCGCTTTTCAAGTTCTGCTATACCAACCCGCTTCATAAGTAGCCTTGCTTTTTTAGTATATTCCTTCACGTTTTTTTTGTGCTCTCGCAGGGAGGGTAGCAGGATATTGTCAAGCAGATTAAGATTTTTCAGCATCGTTGGCTGCTGAAAAATAAACCCCATCTTTGTTCTACGTATTTCAGAAAGCTCCTTCTCCTTAAGGGTTGATAATTCTTTCTCCTCAAAAACCACCTTGCCGCTGTCAATACTGTCCATTCCGCTGAGAGCAAAAAGCAAGGTAGATTTTCCAGAACCGGACGGTCCCATAATTGCAGCAAACTCCTTCTCCTTTATCTCAACAGAAACCTGCTTTAGTACGGTATGCTTTTCATCGCCTTCCTTATACGCTTTTACAATCTCTTCACCAATTATAATCTTCTTCATAGGCTACTCCTTTATATGCTCGGATATTATGATTTCTCCAGCTTTTGTAACGCCCAGAAGTGTTGCCAGTATAACTGTGGCTGCCATCATTAAGGGGTTTAACAGATACGCGGAAAACGGGTTAAGTGCAAATTCAAAAGAGGATACGCCAAAAGTTGATATGCCTGCTCCTGCAAGCCTTTCACCAAGTGTATTTGCCAGCAGAGTCCCAAGTACAATTCCTATAAATAGGAGGAACACAGAACGGGTAATATATTGCTGTCTGATATCTGCATTGGTATAGCCAAATGCCTTCATCATAGCGATGGAATATCTGTCTTTTGCCACTAGCATCTTCATAAACAGCAGTGTTATCAATAAAATTATAAGTATGGCTATGACGGTTGCCGCATAGGAAGCTTTCCCCACTGCATTTATTGTCATTCCAAAGGTCTGGCTGATGAATTCATCTACTCCTGTAACTTTAGCATAGGAAAATTCCCCTCCATACTCTGCCACTTTACTCTTTGTAAAGGATTTATCTATAAAACCGGCACTGATGATATACCACATGATATCCTCTGATTCGTCCGTAAATACAGCTTTTGCTGTCTTCCCACCATTGGTTATATCCGAGTAAATGCCACTTACCTTTCGTTTTATCTCCTTACCGTCAGAAACCAGTGTTATGATATCTCCTGTCTTTTTACCGAGTTCTTCGGCTTTAAGCACTGAAAGAGCAATTTCATCTTTTGATTGTGGTGCTCTTCCATGGGAATATTCTATCGGAAATATCGAATGGTCCCCTAATTCGATTTTGATATTTTCCAGTGTTCCATCAGAACTTTTCAATTTAAAGTTTTTAGTAACTAAAACCGTGTATCTGGTTATTGTGCTGTCACTTTCCATGGTATTTTTAATTTTCTGTACTTTTTCCGAAATATCCTCTGTCTGCTGCAGGTCAATACGCATATCATAGCTTCCTATCCCCATATATCCGATAAAACGATCTGAGGATATGGTGTGAAACAGGTTCTGTGGGACAATAATTATAAAGACTGCAAGCATTAATACGGCCAGCATGGTGGCGTAAAGCTTCTTCCTCGAAAGAACATCTTTTATGCCAAGAAAGACATTGGTGGATAGAAGCTTATTCTTACTTAAGAAAAAATTCTTCGAAACTGAGGTTTTATCTGTTGATGTTCCATAACGGATAGCCTGTGCTGCAGATATTCTTTTAAATTGCTTTAAGACTTTATTTACATATAGGAGAATTATCACATATACCAGCATTACTCCTATTAAACCAAAGACCAAAGCAAGAGATGTATTGTTACTTTCTCCCATATATAGCTTGATGTTTTCCAGAAGAAGCCCCCGGAATCCAAAGGATAAGACACTTCCCAGAAGACATCCTGCTGCTGCAACGGCCGCGTACTTAACCAGAAATATCTTCTTAATATCGGTCACCGGAAGTCCAATTGCTTTCATTACACCTATTTCTCGGTAGTCTTCTTCAATTTTAGCAAGAAGGGTAAACCGGATGCACATGAATGCAATTGCTACCACAAGTACACTTACAAGAAGGATAACTGCAATCATAATTCCATCCGATATCCCATTGAGCATTTTTATAAGAGGATATGTTATCGTCGGACCATTTGCTTCAAGTCCTGCTGAGGTATATGCATTCTGAAAAGTACTCAGCCTTGATCTGTCCTTAAGTCTGAATTCAATTAGATACTCAACACTTCCGGCTTCTTTTATTTTATGATAGTCATTTTCGCTTATCAGAAATCTCTTGGAGGAGGCCAGTAAAGAATTCATTTGTGAATCTCTTAGAAAGCCGGCAATGATAAAGTTCTCATTACCAATTTTCATATTACTTCCTATTTCAGCTGTACGGTCTTTTAAGTAACTTATGGGAACATATACCTCCCCATCCGATACCTTTATCACTTTTCCTTCCAGATCAAGAAGAAAATCAAAGCTTTTACTTTGCACCATAAAGCCATTATCCTGGACACTGCCAGTAAGTGCCTTTCCGTCTATGATAATCATTGAAGTATCTACATTAAGAAACTCCAGTACTTGAAATTCCTCTACATTACTGTTCCCTTCCGCAAAAGCCGACAGACGGCTGGTATCAATATCACCGGAATGCATCTGCATGAAATGCGGTGTTTTGGCTTGGCTCATCAGTGTGTCTATAGCCCCGGATAAATGAATGAGGAGTACAGCTGCCAGTGATACCAGCATGGCAGCAGCTGTAACAAATAGCAGTGTGATAAGCGTAATCCCTTTACTTTTGCTTATGTCGTTACGGATAATTTTGTAATACATAATTTCCTCCCTTCTTAAGGATATTATTACTAGTCATAGCCTGGCTTAATCCTAGGTTCCCGTGTTTGCAATATCAATACTCACAGATTCCCCTTGATTCTCTGATTCCATTAACGTTTAAACATACTCATTACTTCTGTAAGGCTTCCACTTTTTGCCCCCAGTAATCTTTCAGCATTAAAAGCAAAGGCTTGGATTCGTGTACTGCGTTCTTCCTCTGTCAGCTCAATAATATCACTATCAAAGAGGGTATTCAGATATATCACCATCATCTCCATACATTCCTTGGGATATGGTGTGTTAAATAGCCCCTTTTCAATCCCTTCTCCTATGATTTCCGCCAGAATCGGAGGTACATTGCTGTATATTGCTCTTTGAATTTTCTGATGCATCAATGCATTCTGAGGTTTATGAATATGTTCCATAATCTCATTACTACTGCCACCGCTTAAGCTCAATGCCCTTACGACCCGGATAATCCGCTCATAGACCGGTATACTCTTATCGAAAGCTATCAGCTTTGTAGCGTCAATAAGCCTAGTATTATATCTCTCTATCAAGGCATCCATAATATCTTCTTTTGACTTGAAATGATAGTATAATGTCCCCCTGGCAATTCCTACTTTTTCCAGAATATCATTGGTACTTGTACCATCAAACCCCTTCTTACCAAAGAGTTCATCAGCTGCATCAAGTATTTCAATTCTTCGTTCAGTCGCTTCTTTTACAACTCTCATAATTTTATCTCCTAATATCGACTGACTGTCGGTCTATAAAGAATCTTAATATACTAACAGCTTTCTGTCAAGTGCGTGTATTAACTTTATTTTCATTTTTAAGATATTTTTTGATGATGAAGCAATAGAAATTTATTTCTAAATAATGAGAGTTATCTGTAGACAAAGCCAATTGTTATAAGAATCCTGTAAATATATATGTATAAATAACAAATACTATTTTTTTCTCCTTGCTTATGGTATTCTTTAATAAATTGGAATTTATGGTGGTGATGAAATGGATTTTATTACTGAAAACTTAGCTTTTATGGAATTCAAACGAAAGAGTTTGTTAATGAGATTGTTTATTGTATTTTTTACAGTTTCTATTACAGCTACCGTTATTCCAAGTGGTATAGTAATTTCACAAGGATTATTTGGAGAAGTGAAATGTGTAGTAGTTGATAAGAGTGAGCTTGGAAAAGAGCAACACCTTTTACAGGCAAAGCATAAAGCGAAAGCTACCGTACAAGCGTTTAATATATGGTTATTGATTATTATTGCAATATTGGTATTAAGTTTTAAAATACATTCGGAAAAAGCACCACCACATCAAACATTAGTGTCAGCACGGGTGCGTATGGATAATTAAGTCCTTTCTCTAATACCTATTATAGAAAGGAGATACAATGTTTGAACAAGACTATATTATGAGAATGATTAAAGAAATGGTTAGGTTATTTTTGAAATTGCTTTTTAATATTAATACAGATTCACCATCTGCTGAGCTATTAGAAAATGAACAGAAACAAGGAATATTAAATAATTTAACAAATATGATTGATAAAGGGAATATTAATAAGGCAGAAAATGAACTGTACTCTATTATTGAGAATGGAGAAAAGGATGATTTGGAAATGGTTATATTGTTTTATTCCTATCTAAATGATAAAGATGATGATTTTCTTTCAGAGCATGATTTTAGTAGAGAAGAAGTAAAAAATGGTTTAAAAACTGTATTATCAAAATATGGTTTCGAAAGTTTATCAGAATTATTATTCTAATGTCATTTCTGTACGGTAGTCGATTGTGGCTGTCAGAGAAATATAAATTTTATACATAGATTTACTAAAAGCACGGAAGTCTCCGTGCTTTTAGTCTGTATATCTTCCGTTTTTGCATAATCCTAAATCAAAAATTAATTTGTCTACAGACAGCCATGAGCTGTGCTCACCAAATATACATAAAAACAAGCATTTATTTTAATCAATCATTTTTTATGAAATGGTACAGACGGCTCACGGCATCTCCCCACATATCTTTTACAAGGAATCCACCATTTACAAGCATTTCCCCATGATATACCTGTTCTGTTCCTTCCAGACGGTAAGATGCTGTCTCCTCCAAGCCCTGTAATCTAATCTTCCTGCTATGGCTGTTAGGAATTCCGCGTACCTGTACATAGGTAACAAGTGCTTCCTTCTTATCCTTGGAAACTACCTCATAGCAGTCAAAATAGTGATTATCACCATAAGAAGCAATACGGTAATAATCTCCTTCTCTTACCAGCTCGTGGAACTTATGATACATCTCTACCTGCTTTGGTATCAAATCTCTGTCTTCCTGTGGTATCTTTGTAATATCCAGCTCATAACCGAATGTTCCAGCTAAGGCTACATGTCCTCTTGTTTCAAAAGGAGTTACGCGGCCTACAGAGTGATTGGGGCAATCACTGACATGAGCACCTATGGCTGAAAGCGGATAAATAAGGGCAGTACCTTCCTGTATCTTCAGCCGTTCTACTGCATCTGTATCATCAGAGCACCAGATCTGGGGGCTGTAATAGAGCATACCTGGATCAAATCTGGCACCTCCGCCAGAACAATTCTCCAGCAGCAGATTAGGAAACTCTGTTACCAGGCGTTCTTGCAGCTGATATACACCAAGGGTATAACGATGGAATAATTCCTGTTGAGAAGCTTTATCCAGATAAACGCTTCCAAGATCCGTTAACTGACGATTCATATCCCATTTAACATAAGCGATGTTTGCATTTCTCAGTATTTTTGCTACGCATTCATAAGCATAATCAACCACTTCCGGATTGGATAGATCCAGTACATATTGTTCCCTGCTCTGAGTTGCCTCACGTCCTTCAATGTGTATAGCCCATTCGGGATGTTCCCTGTAAAGGTTAGAGTTGGGTGAAATCATCTCCGGCTCAAACCAGATACCGAACTGAAGTCCTATATCATTGACACGGTCTACCAGGTCTTTTAAGCCTCCGGTAATTTTCTTTTCATTCACCACCCAATCTCCTAAAGAACAATTATCGCTGTTACGCTCGCCAAACCAGCCATCATCCATGACTAACATTTCAATTCCGGCTTTTTTCGCTTCAGCAGCAATAGCAAGTAATTTATCCGTATTAAAATCAAAGTAAGTTGCTTCCCAGTTATTAATGAGAATCGGACGTTTCTTATTTCGGTATGGACTGCGAATCATGTGTTCACGATAGAAATCATGTAGAGAACGTGTCATCCTG from Anaerocolumna sp. AGMB13020 encodes the following:
- a CDS encoding right-handed parallel beta-helix repeat-containing protein — translated: MRKGKKIMCIMLAAFLLLPPNLTSYAAADAEPMSNSQNFASYYVDNNGSDSNNGSKKAPFKSIQKAQEAVRSLIGNGKLPSGGAKVYLREGTYYLYDSLVFGPEDSGTENGKITYTAYPGEEVSLSGSKPIEQSWFRPIQEEEKVRIIDQEAAGKVLVADLRGNDITEYGVLNTRGYHYFNKGQYMAAELIVNGENQTLARYPNEGTIPVDNKYLLPEEMSFKYDIDRPSSWANATDAWICGTLSINYENNYYPIESINTTEKKIKLKEGKIKTYYTNGWYFAENLLEELDETGEYYIDREEGKLYYLPPADFSTKSYKIELSTIGKPIFYFNGAKNISVTNMTIEGGRGYAALGTTKDYQMMTYGEFLIKNNVTNPITFDPTSTHFLRLASPADYPEAQVFPGHIWDGFLDDGPGVVGIEFTNCLIRNFGQGGLIFRGTKIKLENNEIKNIGGTGVFMSGGDYETLTSSENTIISNTIHRIGYQHKAYNPAIALQGVGGRVAYNDVFDGPHCIINFGGNDHIFEYNKIHDAVKECLDMDAIYTRNEISPQQRGSVFKNNYIYNLGIFPVGQYTKQFNVCGIRTDNNGHALQIYNNIFANIGSDRANNVVAVRAQGTRNTIKGNLFLDCSATYWGFDNYKPEMTWNTADAETLRRLELVKKYAANPIYAARYPELLTFDQEFYAAVATNTFEENLTVNIKFPLSLINGAILPSGARGAQQLMLGTNNRALTEDPGFAGYGSGNYELNAGLALLDQMPSFKNHNMNEFGPKGLSGKALTENLKDYINNLDINKVSKELLLKSLGKVTDALSKEQYKQVLLHMTAFLAQAKLQSPWIITNDQFDYILVESVNICKAVFATAENNSENSDSVTKIKQILEFFKSFSDGNDKSGKYKELTEKIKALAGLVQ
- a CDS encoding DNA-3-methyladenine glycosylase I, whose translation is MTLDIKRCDWAVKSKLEQDYHDKEWGIPVHDDRKLFKLLILEGKQAGLSWSTILTKMDTLCEAFDDFDPTILAAYDEAKVEMLLQNNGIIRNRQKVNAVINNAKSYFKLLEEFGSLDSYLWAFVDNKPIINSWTRIEEVPSSSLISDSISKDMKKRGFKFVGTTTIYAFMQSIGMVNDHLVSCAFYNR
- a CDS encoding ABC transporter ATP-binding protein, which gives rise to MKKIIIGEEIVKAYKEGDEKHTVLKQVSVEIKEKEFAAIMGPSGSGKSTLLFALSGMDSIDSGKVVFEEKELSTLKEKELSEIRRTKMGFIFQQPTMLKNLNLLDNILLPSLREHKKNVKEYTKKARLLMKRVGIAELEKRDIAQVSGGQLQRAGICRALMNDPEIVFGDEPTGALNSKAAQEIMDILAQINADGTAILLVTHDAKIAAQTERVIFMSDGKVISELKLSKYNGKDIEARISRITEKMRELGI
- a CDS encoding ABC transporter permease, yielding MYYKIIRNDISKSKGITLITLLFVTAAAMLVSLAAVLLIHLSGAIDTLMSQAKTPHFMQMHSGDIDTSRLSAFAEGNSNVEEFQVLEFLNVDTSMIIIDGKALTGSVQDNGFMVQSKSFDFLLDLEGKVIKVSDGEVYVPISYLKDRTAEIGSNMKIGNENFIIAGFLRDSQMNSLLASSKRFLISENDYHKIKEAGSVEYLIEFRLKDRSRLSTFQNAYTSAGLEANGPTITYPLIKMLNGISDGIMIAVILLVSVLVVAIAFMCIRFTLLAKIEEDYREIGVMKAIGLPVTDIKKIFLVKYAAVAAAGCLLGSVLSFGFRGLLLENIKLYMGESNNTSLALVFGLIGVMLVYVIILLYVNKVLKQFKRISAAQAIRYGTSTDKTSVSKNFFLSKNKLLSTNVFLGIKDVLSRKKLYATMLAVLMLAVFIIIVPQNLFHTISSDRFIGYMGIGSYDMRIDLQQTEDISEKVQKIKNTMESDSTITRYTVLVTKNFKLKSSDGTLENIKIELGDHSIFPIEYSHGRAPQSKDEIALSVLKAEELGKKTGDIITLVSDGKEIKRKVSGIYSDITNGGKTAKAVFTDESEDIMWYIISAGFIDKSFTKSKVAEYGGEFSYAKVTGVDEFISQTFGMTINAVGKASYAATVIAILIILLITLLFMKMLVAKDRYSIAMMKAFGYTNADIRQQYITRSVFLLFIGIVLGTLLANTLGERLAGAGISTFGVSSFEFALNPFSAYLLNPLMMAATVILATLLGVTKAGEIIISEHIKE
- a CDS encoding TetR/AcrR family transcriptional regulator, which produces MRVVKEATERRIEILDAADELFGKKGFDGTSTNDILEKVGIARGTLYYHFKSKEDIMDALIERYNTRLIDATKLIAFDKSIPVYERIIRVVRALSLSGGSSNEIMEHIHKPQNALMHQKIQRAIYSNVPPILAEIIGEGIEKGLFNTPYPKECMEMMVIYLNTLFDSDIIELTEEERSTRIQAFAFNAERLLGAKSGSLTEVMSMFKR
- a CDS encoding DUF6483 family protein; protein product: MFEQDYIMRMIKEMVRLFLKLLFNINTDSPSAELLENEQKQGILNNLTNMIDKGNINKAENELYSIIENGEKDDLEMVILFYSYLNDKDDDFLSEHDFSREEVKNGLKTVLSKYGFESLSELLF
- a CDS encoding alpha-galactosidase, which encodes MAIQYLEKERIFKLDTKNTTYMFGTTVEGYVGHIYYGKRLQHAGGNYLLRTEENPFTPSVRKREKASFFDFFPMEYPTGGVGDYRESCLNIRNEEGRMGCEIFYTSHEILKGKPGMEGLPSSFGSEQEVETLELSCTDTILGVKVILSYSAFYENDIITRSVKVVNEGNQNLKLEKIYSACLDMDNQEYQMLSLHGSWARERHIQKNPVAYGKQLVSSAKGESGHQEHPFIALLTPGTTQEQGEVYGMHFVYSGNFIGQVERTQFDAVRMVMGINQEEFSWNLTPGTAFQAPEVVLVYSDKGLGRMTRSLHDFYREHMIRSPYRNKKRPILINNWEATYFDFNTDKLLAIAAEAKKAGIEMLVMDDGWFGERNSDNCSLGDWVVNEKKITGGLKDLVDRVNDIGLQFGIWFEPEMISPNSNLYREHPEWAIHIEGREATQSREQYVLDLSNPEVVDYAYECVAKILRNANIAYVKWDMNRQLTDLGSVYLDKASQQELFHRYTLGVYQLQERLVTEFPNLLLENCSGGGARFDPGMLYYSPQIWCSDDTDAVERLKIQEGTALIYPLSAIGAHVSDCPNHSVGRVTPFETRGHVALAGTFGYELDITKIPQEDRDLIPKQVEMYHKFHELVREGDYYRIASYGDNHYFDCYEVVSKDKKEALVTYVQVRGIPNSHSRKIRLQGLEETASYRLEGTEQVYHGEMLVNGGFLVKDMWGDAVSRLYHFIKND